In Lentibacillus amyloliquefaciens, one DNA window encodes the following:
- a CDS encoding Gfo/Idh/MocA family protein — translation MKVGVIGTGNMGENHVRTYLSMDDDCQLIGIYDDDVQKRRQVAQKYNVKPFQSVDGLLKSVDAVSIAVPTEFHYEIGLECVRHNVHMLMEKPLTATVADADHLIKKAFETGVKLQTGHIELYNPFIQVLLDLLKGESIVGAAFHRISPANAKLSHVDVVKDLMIHDIYILNELCQGNALEVNAFGKVIKNIPKHAAAVIRTSQGVTAQFTASFMSGRKVRTIQIQTESAFIEADILNHEINVTRTFSEETGNHPISLSQKVQVGDSVQPLFLQLTDFINCIKAGTEPSVSGEDGKRALMIANQITDSIDTPH, via the coding sequence ATGAAAGTCGGTGTGATTGGAACTGGCAATATGGGAGAAAATCATGTACGTACGTATTTATCGATGGATGATGATTGCCAGCTTATAGGTATCTATGATGATGATGTACAGAAAAGGCGTCAGGTTGCACAAAAGTATAATGTTAAACCGTTTCAATCCGTCGATGGCCTTCTCAAATCAGTCGATGCTGTGAGCATTGCAGTACCGACTGAATTTCATTATGAGATTGGTTTGGAATGTGTCAGGCACAACGTTCATATGCTGATGGAAAAACCGCTGACTGCTACCGTTGCAGATGCCGATCATTTAATCAAAAAAGCATTTGAAACAGGTGTTAAACTTCAGACAGGACATATCGAGCTATACAATCCGTTCATTCAGGTACTGCTGGATTTGCTCAAAGGTGAATCTATAGTCGGCGCAGCTTTTCACAGAATAAGTCCGGCAAATGCAAAGCTTAGTCATGTAGACGTTGTGAAAGATTTAATGATTCATGATATCTATATTTTAAATGAATTGTGTCAGGGTAATGCTCTGGAAGTCAATGCTTTTGGGAAAGTCATTAAAAATATACCAAAACATGCAGCTGCCGTCATCAGAACGTCACAAGGAGTTACTGCACAATTTACTGCAAGTTTCATGTCAGGAAGAAAAGTCCGTACCATACAAATCCAGACAGAGAGCGCATTTATTGAAGCAGATATACTCAACCATGAAATCAATGTAACACGAACGTTTAGCGAGGAAACTGGCAATCATCCGATTTCGCTCTCGCAAAAGGTACAGGTCGGGGATTCGGTGCAGCCGTTATTCCTCCAGTTAACGGATTTTATCAATTGTATTAAGGCCGGCACAGAGCCGTCTGTTTCCGGAGAAGATGGCAAGCGGGCACTTATGATTGCTAATCAGATAACGGATTCGATCGATACACCTCATTAG
- a CDS encoding D-glucuronyl C5-epimerase family protein translates to MKSEPIRNINVTLHDEFELEGKKIGDELFIPVSLIDKGLNLEKQWNEKTQTLKLKETHANVFDISHYDSMGNYLHYDKNKVENWNVTFTREGIPKTIYPHGAYFNPSTIAQYGLQHYSLYLKTNDVSNKYKFLKAADWFVNHQDSHGGWAYQFNHDFFPDRLNKLKAPWYSAIGLGMAMSVLSRASFLTKNSKYSSCALKAKILFKTPSAGNGVLAKFENKYLFYEECPTDPPSYILNGFMFSLIGLYDLFKSTGNSEANWLYDKGIATLKRMLPLYDLGHRTAYDLTHYTTDGGYPNVATWGYHIGHIHLLAAINSIEKDLKMNEALQRWKEYLKGKTI, encoded by the coding sequence TTGAAATCTGAACCGATTCGTAATATTAACGTAACCCTGCATGATGAGTTTGAGTTAGAAGGGAAAAAAATAGGTGATGAGCTATTTATACCAGTTTCGTTAATCGACAAAGGATTAAATCTGGAAAAACAATGGAACGAAAAAACACAGACATTAAAGTTAAAGGAGACACATGCGAACGTGTTCGATATCAGCCATTACGACAGCATGGGAAATTACTTGCACTATGACAAAAATAAGGTAGAAAACTGGAATGTAACATTCACTCGCGAAGGAATTCCCAAAACCATATACCCGCACGGTGCTTACTTTAACCCATCCACTATCGCTCAATACGGATTGCAGCATTACAGTCTATATTTAAAAACGAATGACGTATCGAATAAGTATAAATTCCTGAAAGCAGCAGATTGGTTTGTAAATCACCAAGATTCCCATGGCGGCTGGGCCTATCAATTCAACCATGATTTCTTTCCAGACAGACTGAATAAACTGAAGGCACCATGGTATTCAGCAATTGGTTTGGGTATGGCTATGTCGGTTTTATCACGAGCATCGTTCCTGACAAAAAATAGCAAATACAGTTCATGTGCTTTAAAAGCCAAGATACTATTTAAAACCCCTTCTGCCGGAAATGGTGTGCTGGCTAAATTTGAAAACAAGTATCTATTCTATGAAGAATGTCCGACAGATCCGCCCAGTTATATTTTAAATGGGTTCATGTTTTCATTAATCGGATTATATGACTTATTCAAATCAACAGGCAATAGCGAGGCAAATTGGTTATATGACAAAGGAATTGCCACTTTGAAAAGAATGCTTCCACTCTACGATTTAGGACACCGGACAGCATATGATCTGACACATTATACAACTGATGGCGGCTACCCGAACGTTGCCACCTGGGGGTATCATATTGGGCATATTCATTTGCTGGCTGCCATAAATTCGATTGAAAAAGATCTGAAAATGAACGAAGCCCTCCAAAGGTGGAAAGAATATTTAAAAGGAAAAACAATTTGA
- a CDS encoding glycosyltransferase — translation MIHILLIAEDTSEHLNKNFYYLEQELAKQVYLSLWRKPGHISYILKKLSGTPDFILLLNDLDQKMYPMIKGLAHIDIPTGLFINDVHRLTKLRKNFIEKNDIDRLFTVVREKFLTTYPEFAMKMEWLPNFVNTTLYKDYGLAKDINLLMMGAVNDIYPLRRTILNAYQGDANFIYHSHPGYRYFSKEEESQHFIGQTYAKELNRSKIFFTSPSTLNYPVIKYFEVLACRSLLLAPAFKELEDLGFIPNFHFIPINEHNFKEKAAYYLAQETERQQIADQGYRFVHERHTVQQRTEQLIKRIEKILEQ, via the coding sequence TTGATTCATATTCTACTTATTGCCGAAGATACTTCAGAACATTTGAATAAAAACTTCTATTATTTGGAACAAGAACTGGCGAAACAGGTTTATTTATCGTTGTGGCGAAAACCAGGTCATATCAGCTATATTTTAAAAAAGCTTTCAGGAACCCCTGATTTTATCCTGCTGTTAAACGATCTGGACCAAAAAATGTACCCCATGATTAAAGGCCTTGCCCACATTGATATTCCAACAGGCTTATTTATCAATGATGTTCACCGCTTGACGAAGTTACGGAAAAACTTCATTGAAAAAAATGACATTGATCGTCTATTTACCGTTGTACGGGAAAAATTTTTAACAACATATCCGGAGTTTGCAATGAAAATGGAATGGCTTCCAAACTTTGTCAACACAACTCTCTATAAAGACTATGGCCTGGCTAAAGATATTAATCTATTAATGATGGGCGCCGTTAATGATATTTATCCACTAAGGCGAACGATTCTTAATGCCTATCAGGGTGATGCCAATTTTATCTATCACAGTCACCCGGGGTATCGGTATTTTTCCAAAGAAGAAGAAAGCCAACATTTTATCGGCCAAACGTATGCAAAAGAGCTCAACCGATCCAAGATTTTCTTCACTAGCCCATCGACATTGAATTACCCGGTTATCAAATATTTTGAGGTGCTTGCCTGCCGATCTCTTCTTCTGGCACCTGCATTTAAGGAACTGGAGGATTTAGGTTTTATCCCCAATTTTCACTTTATTCCGATAAACGAACACAACTTCAAAGAAAAGGCTGCATATTATTTAGCACAAGAAACAGAAAGACAACAAATTGCCGATCAAGGTTATCGTTTCGTTCATGAACGTCACACTGTTCAACAACGGACAGAGCAGCTTATCAAACGCATCGAAAAAATACTTGAACAGTAA
- a CDS encoding spore coat protein, translating into MSHMTKTKWRALDHCDGTSDQNDADVMQDANQAVSNQQISDEWIIIKDSENIDVTTTDRQAAVSLQLAIEAAIGAVINISVGNGPQSDNVTQGIRQMVNTRQGNHQKTIVEQSRDIEITTRDTDVAVNIQLLFQILAAIVASLDIL; encoded by the coding sequence ATGAGCCATATGACAAAAACGAAATGGCGTGCACTTGACCATTGTGATGGAACAAGTGACCAAAATGATGCAGACGTGATGCAAGATGCGAACCAGGCTGTGTCCAATCAGCAAATTTCAGATGAATGGATTATCATTAAGGACTCCGAGAATATTGATGTCACAACTACCGACAGACAGGCCGCTGTCTCCTTACAGCTTGCTATTGAAGCAGCGATTGGAGCCGTTATCAATATTTCTGTTGGGAACGGACCACAATCAGATAACGTAACACAAGGCATTAGACAAATGGTCAATACAAGACAAGGGAACCACCAAAAAACAATTGTTGAACAATCAAGGGATATTGAAATTACCACAAGGGACACAGATGTAGCTGTGAATATCCAATTGTTATTCCAGATTCTCGCTGCAATTGTTGCCAGCCTGGATATTCTGTAA
- a CDS encoding N-acetyltransferase has translation MSSVPESTQLGKHVVIEDNVVIGKNVTIGHNTTILQGTQIGDDVTIGNNCVLGIKTSGNQLMRKKADKDGRLNIQSGSRIGHIASIYTGTNIGKNVFIGDHASIRENVSVGDKSVVGRAAIVELNSLIGDSCTIQTLAYVTGDTTLEDNVFIGPCVSMSNDKYMGAKNFTLNGPYIKTGAKIGNNASLLPGITVGRDSIIGAGAAVTKDIEDNITAAGVPAKRLNHNGD, from the coding sequence TTGTCTTCCGTACCTGAAAGTACACAGCTCGGAAAACATGTTGTTATAGAAGATAATGTAGTAATAGGAAAGAATGTCACGATTGGCCATAACACAACAATCCTGCAAGGGACCCAAATAGGTGATGATGTCACCATTGGCAATAACTGTGTCCTTGGGATTAAAACGTCCGGAAACCAGCTGATGCGGAAAAAAGCTGACAAAGATGGCCGTCTGAATATCCAGTCCGGGTCAAGAATAGGGCATATAGCATCCATCTATACCGGAACCAACATTGGTAAAAATGTGTTCATCGGTGATCATGCGAGCATCAGAGAAAATGTGTCGGTTGGTGATAAATCTGTGGTCGGCAGAGCTGCAATCGTTGAATTGAACAGTTTAATTGGAGACTCCTGCACCATTCAGACACTGGCATATGTAACAGGAGATACGACATTGGAAGACAATGTCTTTATCGGCCCGTGTGTATCCATGTCGAATGATAAATATATGGGCGCTAAAAATTTCACCCTGAACGGACCGTATATTAAAACAGGAGCAAAAATCGGCAATAATGCATCATTGCTTCCTGGAATTACAGTTGGCCGCGACAGTATAATCGGCGCCGGCGCTGCTGTTACGAAGGATATAGAAGATAATATAACAGCTGCAGGGGTTCCTGCTAAAAGGCTTAATCACAATGGTGACTAA
- a CDS encoding glycosyltransferase, producing the protein MAKKVCMVVAHHPFTDARIFKKEAKSLQKKGYHITMIVPRQSGKLFDIDGTPYRKQFRNKVFTYEGIKIVTYHSESSQKALSTVLSNESVWERKGFNNTLTQLAIQEDADIYHAHEYLSLFAGIGIKRQMKKKKGKDVKLIYDSHELTPDPLDPRYTEERRDLLKQKLLTMLDEVDHVITVSHSIKSWYLSHKPDLPVDVIYNSPPLAQHHKPKAYNSNGLTVGYEGNIDTSLGGMEKFLDISELCSKELDFEFKIIGGSRYGDSINIPTNLKHQIMLTGWVDYHAIPKQMHDIDVGMVDLEGVEYSLNRDYALPNKFFSYLNNGVPVVVNKCKEMKEFINRHHCGFVIDKTNATSHDFADAFLSLHQDKNKLQQMSQNSRHVMEKFYSWENMEKRLFAIYQSLFAT; encoded by the coding sequence ATGGCCAAAAAAGTTTGTATGGTTGTTGCTCACCATCCATTTACAGATGCCAGAATTTTTAAGAAAGAGGCAAAAAGCTTACAGAAAAAAGGCTATCATATCACCATGATTGTCCCGAGACAAAGCGGAAAATTGTTTGACATTGATGGCACCCCTTATCGAAAACAATTCCGAAATAAAGTTTTTACCTATGAAGGCATAAAAATTGTCACGTACCATTCCGAAAGCAGTCAAAAGGCATTAAGTACTGTATTAAGTAATGAAAGTGTCTGGGAAAGAAAAGGGTTTAATAACACCCTCACGCAGCTTGCCATTCAGGAAGACGCTGATATATACCATGCGCACGAGTATCTCTCGCTGTTTGCCGGAATTGGCATTAAGCGGCAGATGAAGAAAAAGAAAGGAAAAGATGTCAAATTAATATACGACAGTCATGAGTTGACGCCAGACCCTTTAGATCCAAGATATACTGAGGAACGAAGAGATCTTTTGAAACAAAAGCTTTTGACAATGCTTGATGAAGTTGATCATGTTATAACGGTTTCCCATTCGATTAAATCATGGTACTTATCCCATAAACCGGACCTGCCCGTTGACGTTATCTATAATTCTCCCCCGCTAGCTCAACATCATAAACCGAAAGCATATAACTCGAATGGGCTAACGGTTGGCTACGAAGGTAATATTGACACCAGCCTGGGCGGAATGGAAAAGTTTCTCGACATTTCTGAATTATGTTCAAAAGAGTTGGATTTTGAATTCAAAATTATCGGAGGAAGCCGGTATGGCGATTCGATTAATATACCAACCAATCTGAAGCATCAAATCATGTTAACCGGATGGGTCGATTACCATGCGATTCCAAAGCAAATGCATGATATTGATGTGGGTATGGTCGATTTAGAAGGCGTCGAATACTCACTTAACCGGGACTATGCATTGCCGAATAAATTTTTCAGTTATCTGAACAACGGTGTACCAGTGGTGGTTAATAAATGCAAAGAAATGAAGGAATTTATCAACAGACATCATTGCGGCTTTGTAATCGACAAAACGAATGCAACATCACATGACTTTGCCGATGCCTTTCTTTCGCTTCACCAGGATAAAAACAAATTACAGCAAATGAGCCAAAATAGCCGTCATGTCATGGAAAAATTCTATTCATGGGAAAACATGGAGAAACGGCTGTTCGCTATTTATCAATCACTTTTCGCAACATAA